The genomic DNA TCGGGGTTTTTCCCGAACTCCGAGAGCTGCAGAATTCGGGTTTTAATTCTCCCGGAATTAACCCTGAGCTTTTTTGCATCGGAAGTCGGGGCGGCGATTAAATGCCCGACAAGAGAAAGTAAAAAAATAAGGCCAAGTGCCCGCATTAGTGTTTTCATAAATTGTCCCTCAATGAGTAAATAAAAGAAGAATCAAATCTAAAAGCATTTTATTCATGGCCGGAGATAGGCCGGGTTTTATAGGGCTCTTCCAAAAGTGCTCGCTCTTCGTCAGAAAGATTTATCTCAACTCCGGCTGCAAGTTCCTTTAACTGCTCGATATTTTTTGTGCCGACGATTGGCGACGTGACTCCATTTTGATGCAGAACCCAGGCAAGTGCGATTTGAATGGGCTTTGCACTTTTGCGTTTTGCTAATTCAGAAACTCGATCAGCGATGGTAAAATCCTGATCATCGAAAGAATACATTTTCCGGGAAAAGTCATCTTTTTTGGCCCGGATTGTTTCGCCGCTGCCCTGCTTGTTTCGATTACCGGCAAAAAATCCGCGAGCCAGTGGGCTCCAGGGAATCAGGCCAATTCCTTCGGCTCGGCACAAAGGAATCATCTCACGTTCCTCTTCCCGGTAAATCAAATTGTAGTGATTTTGCATGCTGACAAAACGCGTCCAGCCATTTAAATCCGCCAGGTACAACGATTGTGCAAACTGCCAGGCGAACATGCTGGAAGCGCCGAGGTAGCGCACTTTGCCCATCTTTACCAAATCGTGCAAAGCTTCAAGTGTCTCTTCGATCGGTGTGTTGGTGTCCCAGCGGTGGATTTGATACAAATCGACGTAATCCGTGCCGAGGCGTTTTAGCGAGGCGTCAATTGCAGAGAAAATGTGTTTGCGCGAAAGTCCGCCCTGGTTGGGCAGATCATTCATCGGGAAATAGACTTTTGTGGCCAGGACAATTTCGTCTCGCCTGGCAAAATCCTTTAGCGCCCGGCCAACGATTTCTTCGCTTACGCCCAGTGAATACATATTTGCAGTGTCAAAGAAATTGATCCCGAGTTCCAGGGCTTTCTTAATCACTTTCCGTGCGTCAGGTTCTTCGATCACCCATTCCCGCCACTTTTTAGAGCCGAAGGTCATGCAGCCCAGGCAAAGGCGGGAGACCTGCAGACCGGATTTCCCTAAGTTTGTGTATTGCAATTGTTGTTTTTTTTTGGTAGAGAGTTTAGAAGTAAGAATAAATACAAAGAAAACTTAAAAATCAAATGGTTTTAATTTTGGGAGTGTGCGGTTAAAAATTGGCTATCCTGTTTTTAGCCTGATTCGGTTTCTCCTTTGTGTCATTCCGGCATGCTTTTAGCCGGAATCCAGTCCTGGATGCCGGCTTAAGAACATACCGGCATGACAAAACAAAAGACCAGTATTTTAAAAGAGGAATTTCAAAGAAGACTTTCTAAAATTCTCACCGCTTTTCTGCCATTCAGGGGCATGGCGTAACTTCGCCAGATTTCTTTGCCGGTCTGGTCAAAAATCAAATAGGCTGAATTCAAAGAGATATTAAATTTGGCCATCACCTCTTTTCCCGAACCCGTCCGAAGATCCAGTCGAAAGAAATTTATGTCGCTGCCGATTTTTCTTTGCACCCATTTCACGATGGGATTGCTCTCAACGCAGCCCATTCAGGTGTTCGAATAAATATTCAGGAAAGTTGGTTTGCCGTCTCCGATTGCATTGAACACGGTTTTTGCATCCGAGATATCAGAACGTCCCGGTTTTAGCCAAACCCAATTGAACAACAGAAATACCGCGATTGCCGTAACGAGTATTAAACCTTCATAGGTGAAATTTCTTATTATCCAGAAATAAGTCAGCGTCCCGATCAGCAGAAGTGAAATAATCGGGTAGGAGTTGCGGCGAAAGGGTTTGTAAAGATCCAAAATAGTCAACTGGCGCTTCTCCTGATTTCAATATCTCCAATAACTTGCGAAACGGAGATGTAAAGCTTTTTTTTCGCAGTTTCGTAACCCTCGGATTGGTAGGTGCGATTTATAAAAAATCCATCATCGGTTGTGTCCAGGATTTTGATGTCTCCGATAGTGACATTTGCTTTCACGCTTACTTTGAGTGTTTTAGGTAAAATGACGGAAATTTCGCCAATGACGCCGCTGAGCCTGAGAATTTTTTCACCGGCTTTGATATTTGATTGCGACAGGTCGAGAGCAATTTCACCAATCATCGTGCTGATGCTGCCGCCATTAAAATCCTGGCTTTCAAACCGCAATTTCACATCTCCGAACACTTTTGAATATTTGACAGTTTGCTCATCACTTGGTGTTAGGTTTTCTTGACTTCCGCTTGCCATAGCTGCGGCATTTCTTTTCAGAATTAATCTAAGCCCGACGGCAATTAAAATAACCGGCCAAAATATTCTGAAAAAATCACCGATGTCCATAATGTCGAGTTTGTCCAGTAAAAAGACAACTCCCAGGGTGATGAGAAGGACTCCCCAAAACAATTCGCTGCTTTTAGATTTACTCATTTGAGTTTCGCTCGCTTTCTTTTAAAAAACTTTTCGACTTCTGCTAATGAAAGGGCATTAAAAATGGTGTCCCGTTCCAGCCAGCCTTTGTGAGCGATGCCGATGCCGTATTTCATGTCGTTTAAACCGTCGATACTGTGGGCGTCGGGATTGATGCTGATCAAAACGCCTTTTTCTTTGGCGTATTTGCAGTAGCGCCAATCGATGTCGAATCTGTGCGGGCTGGCGTTTAGTTCGATGACTACGTTATATTCAGCGGCGGCGTCAATGATTTTATACATATCCAGGGAAAGGCCGTCGCGGCCGGACAGCAGCCGTCCGGTCG from candidate division KSB1 bacterium includes the following:
- a CDS encoding aldo/keto reductase codes for the protein MQYTNLGKSGLQVSRLCLGCMTFGSKKWREWVIEEPDARKVIKKALELGINFFDTANMYSLGVSEEIVGRALKDFARRDEIVLATKVYFPMNDLPNQGGLSRKHIFSAIDASLKRLGTDYVDLYQIHRWDTNTPIEETLEALHDLVKMGKVRYLGASSMFAWQFAQSLYLADLNGWTRFVSMQNHYNLIYREEEREMIPLCRAEGIGLIPWSPLARGFFAGNRNKQGSGETIRAKKDDFSRKMYSFDDQDFTIADRVSELAKRKSAKPIQIALAWVLHQNGVTSPIVGTKNIEQLKELAAGVEINLSDEERALLEEPYKTRPISGHE
- a CDS encoding cell wall-active antibiotics response protein; translated protein: MSKSKSSELFWGVLLITLGVVFLLDKLDIMDIGDFFRIFWPVILIAVGLRLILKRNAAAMASGSQENLTPSDEQTVKYSKVFGDVKLRFESQDFNGGSISTMIGEIALDLSQSNIKAGEKILRLSGVIGEISVILPKTLKVSVKANVTIGDIKILDTTDDGFFINRTYQSEGYETAKKKLYISVSQVIGDIEIRRSAS